GAGCGTGTTCTGGACCGTTTCGGCCTGTCGCCCGGCTTCAATGGCAAGAAAATACCCCCGCGCCACCGCTGCGGCGAGAGAATACTGGCTGTACACATAATCCGCTTCGGCCGCTTCAGCGCTGAGCACTGCGGCTTGGTTGCCCGCGCGAATGCGCCCCCATAGGTCAAGTTCCCAGCTCGCCTGGCCTGTCAGGGAATAACTGTCGCCACCGCTGTCTTCGATATTGCCGCTGCGCGTGGCACCGGACGACAAGCTGACGGAGGGCGAAAGTCCTGCGCCCGCCTGACCAGCCAGCGCCCACGAGCGTTGAACATTCGCGGCTGCCGCTTGCAGGTTTCTATTGTTCGCCAATGCTTCTTCGACCAGCGCCGAGAGAACCGGATCATCAAGCTTGGCGACCCAGCCCGCTTCGACCGTCCCCAACCGCTCACCGGCCATAGCCCAGGCGTCCGGCGCATCCGGCAGAGTCGCCCGCGCCGCCCGGGCCGCGTCACCCGGTAATGTGATGTTTGCGCAAGCGCTCAAGGCGAGCACTGAAAGTCCGAAGAGCACGTGTTTGATCATGCGGGGGCGAGCTCCTCTGAGTCTGGCTCAACCGCAGGCGGCGGCGCCGCGGTCTCGTCTTTGTGGATCCCAAACAGCAAAGCGTAAAGGACCGGCGTGACGAGCAGCGTAATCAGGGTCGCGAATGACAGACCAAAGGCGAGGACCACCGTCATCGATTTGAAGAAGGCGTCAAAATAGAGCGGCAGAATGCCAAGCACGGTCGTGAACGCGCCCATGGTCACCGGTCGCAGCCGGCTCGCAGCGGATTCCACCAGCGCATCAAAGCGCGGCATCCCAGAAGCGATCAGTTCGTCCGTCGAGTCGACGAGAACAAGCGAGTTCTGAATCAACAAACCGGAGAGCGATAGCAGACCAAGAATGCCCATGAACTCGAGCGGCGTCTGGGTAATCGACAGCCCGAAGACGACGCCGACAAGCGCGAGCGGGACGATCGACCAGATCACGATAGGCTGGCGGATCGCATTGAACAGCACGACCACAACCAGGACCATGGCCAGCAAGCCGAGCGGGATCGTACTCGCCAGATTGGATTGCGCCTCGCTCGAGGAGCCGAATTCGCCATCCCATTTGAAAGTATATCCGGGCGGCAGCTCGATCGCCTCAATCTGAGGGCGCAGGCGGGAGAACAAGGCATCAGCCAATTCGCCAACCGCCGGATCGGCCTGCGCCTTGATCGATAGAACCCGATCGGTCCGCAATAGCCGTGCGTCGCGCCAGATCACCTCACCATCATCAATGACCTGCGCCAGTGGGACGGGTTGCTGCGTAGTGGGACTGAGGATCTGAATTGAGACGAGATCCCAGGTATCGGTTCGCTCATCCTTGGGCGCGCGTGAAATGATCGGGATCAGCGTGTCGCCTTCGCGATAAACTCCGCGCTGCAGGCCGCTGAAATTCTCAGCCAGCGCATCGGCGACATCCTTTCTCGAAATCCCCACACGCTCCCCTTTGTTCTGGGAATATATGGGTTGCAGAATCGGCACCGGGCGGCGCCAGTCATCCTTGATCAAAACCGCTCTGGTGTCGGAGGCCATGATCCGCTTGGCCTGATCGGCGAGGTCCCGAAGCACGGCTGGATCGGGCCCGGAGAAGGTTGCTTCGATTTTCGAACCGCCGCCTGGGCCAAGTCTGAACTTCCACACCTTGGATTGCGCATCTGGATAGTTATCGTCTGCGAAGGCCTGGATTTGCGCAATCAGTTCATCATTGCGGCGATAGTCAGAGGTGCGCATCAAGAGCTGACCATAGGCCGGATTGTTGGAACCGACTTCATAGGTCAGCATGTATCGCAGCGTGCCGCCACCAACCGTGGTCTGTACGTGCTCAATGCCGTCTATACCGCTGACATACTCTTCAAGCGACAGCATATCGGCGCGCGTTCGCTCGATATCGGTCCCTTCGGGCAGGAAGTAATCGAGCACGATTTGCGGCGAGGTCGAGGCTGGGAAAAAGCCCGACTGCACAAAACGGAATCCCCAGATGGCGAGCGCGAACACACCGACGGTTGCGATCAGAGACAACGTTTTCTGACTGAGCACAGCTCGGATCAGGCTCTTGTACCAGACCATGAAGCGCCCCTCGGGCTGGTCTTTGTCGGCATTCGAACCTGTCGCTTCAGGAAATGCCCAATAGCAGAAGAGCGGCGTCAGCGTGAAGGCCAATACCCAGCTCAAGCCGAGGGCGATCAGGACGACCCAGAACAGGGAATTGGTAAACTCAGCCGTATCACCGGGCGCGAAGCCAATGGGTGCAAAAGCGATGATGCCGACAAGAGTTCCCCCCAGCAGCGGTTTGAGATTCTTCCGTGTGACCTCGACGGCCACATCGATTTTCTTGCGCCCCTTTTGAATGCCGACCAGAATGCCATCGGTAATCACAACCCCATTATCGACCAGCATGCCCAGCGAAATGACCAGTGCGCCGAGCGAGATCCGGTGCATGGGAATCCCTGCCACCCACATGATCAGCAATGTCGCCGCCATGGTCAGCAACACGGTTGCCCCCATGACCAGACCGGATCGAAAGCCCATGAAGATGAGCAAGGTCACAAAGACGATGGCCAGCGCTGAAATGACATTCCAGGCGAACGCCACAATGGACGCATCGACCACTTTGCCCTGGTGATAATACTCGTGCAGGATCATTCCACCCGGGCGCAAGGATTCCAGCTCCGCCAGCTTGGCGTCGACCGCCTCCCCCATTTTCACGACATTCACACCGGAAAGATTCGAAATGGCGATGCCGAGAGCCGGTTCGCCGTCAAACCGCAGGTAAAGCGGAACCGGATCGCGATAGCCGCGCGTCACATCGGCAATGTCGCCGAGCCGCGCGACCCCGCCTGTTCGCTGGTCACCAATATACAACGCCTGGATCGCTTCGACGGATCTGATGTCTCCGGTGGGGTGGACCTCGATGCGCTCATCGCCGATCAGCACATCTCCGGCGCTGGCCACCGTGTTCTGTTGAGACAGCGTGTCATAGACCTGGTTCAGAGACACGCCGAGGGACGCCGCGCGCTCGCGAGAGATCTCGACATAGATGACCTCCTCCTGCTCGCCCACAATTCCGACCTTCGCCACGCCATCCACCAAGAGCAGATCGCGGCGCAATTCCTTGGCGTATTCATACAAGTCTGTCGGCGTGTATCCTTCGCCGGTCAGCAGATAGTAGATGCCATAGACGTCGCCGAAATCATCATTGACCACGGGCGTGCTGGCTCCCGGCGGCAGATCGCGTTCGGCGTCCTTGATCTTATTCCGAACTTTGGTCCAGACCACCTGCAGGTCTGACTTTGTCGTTGAATAGGCATAGCGAATTTCGACGTTGATATCGGATACGCCAGCAGAGGAGACCGAGTTGACTGATTCAACCTCCGGCAATTGCTGCAAGGCCGTTTCGAGCGGCTCGGTTACCTCATTCATCACCTCTTCAGGCGACGCACCCGGATAATTCGTGATCACTTTCGCCACCCGGATGGTGAATTCCGGATCTTCAAAACGCGCCATATTCTCGAAGGCGAGCCATCCGCCCAAGAGCGCAATAATCATCGCGATGCTGCACAGCATCGGATTCCGAATGGACCATTCTGCAACGTTCATGATGGCCCCCTCAGCGCGGTTGCCAGGGGCGAACGGTCATCCCTTCATTGAAGAAGGTCACGCCAGCCGCGATGACAAGTTCGCCGCCCTGCAGGCCTTCGACAACCGTGACCGTCTCGGCACCTTCCGTGCTGAGCGAGACCCGCTGCTTGGAGATTTCGTAGCTGTCAGGATCCACAACCCAGACGAACGTTTCGCCACCTTCTGCAAGGATGGCCGTCAAAGGCACGGATATGCCTTGCTCAAAAATATCGGTTGCGCCGCTGAAATCGAGTTCGGTATCTACGGTCGCCGTCATCCCCGGCAATGTGAGCAACCCCTCTGGCGGAGAGAAGGAAAAACTCACTTCATAGGTTTGTGTTTCTGGATCCGCGGTACCCGCGGCTTCGCGGAACTCCGCCTGAATCGGCGTGTTCGGGGCGCCATCGAGTCGGACATTGACGCCGACCGGGATCAGTTGCGGGATCCGCGCAATGATCGTGCTGGGCATGTTCACCACCGCTTCGACCTCCTGGGTCTGGATGGTCGCAATAGATTCCTTGGCCTGGACATTCTGAAAGCGCCGCGCCGAGACCAGCGAAATCGAGCCATCGAATGGCGCGCGCAGAACGGTGTCGCTGAGGCTTTTTCTGGCATTATCCAGCGCCGCCGCGGCGATATCGCGCGTGGTGCGGCGGGTTTCCAGGACGCTGCGGGAAATGGCGTCCTGTTCGGCCAGCCGCTCGGCCCGTTCGAACTCAGCCACGGCATTGTTGTATTCAGCTTGTGCCTGGGCAACCTGATTCTGATTGTTTCGGCTATCCAGCCGCGCGATCACATCACCGCGTTCGACGATTTGTCCTTCCAGGACATTCAGTTCCTGGATCTCGCCAGCGATCTGAAAGGTCAGATCAGCTGATTCAACCGCCCGAATGACAGCTGGGAAAGTCAAATTCCGCTGCATCGTGGCCTGCGTGGCGACCGTGAGTTTGGCCGGGCGTTCCTTGATCGTCTCTTCGACCTCTGGAGTGGGTCCGGAACAGGCATTCAGCGCCATCGCGCCCAACAAAGCGCCAATAAAGTAGGTTCGTTTCATTTTCTGATCCACACAACACACCCTTTGCTGACGTATCAGCACTTATCAGAGGCCAAGTCACTCGGTTTCTTATCACGTACATGCTAATCTTAACGGGCGGTCGTGGCTTAATCAGAGACGATCGGAAAAAGAAGCTCACATTCGGAAGAAACCGAACCGATCCCGTTACCATTGAAAAAACGCCAGGCCTGAGTCTGCACGGTGCCCCCGGTGTATCGCAGGATACGCGCTTCGTGGAAATGCACGCGCATGCTGCAAATGCCGGTCACCTCATTCAGGCAAAGGTGCGCACGCCGCTGCAGATCACAAACTCGCCCGGGATCCGATATCCGTGAGGGGACCGAAATTGTTCGATCGAGTCCAGATACTCCGCATGGGCGGACGCGCGGGTGTCGGCATCGAACCGGTCATAGGCGAGCGCCACCGGACCACCGACAAAAGCCGCTTCCACGGCCGCTTGTTCGGTCGCGTAGGGCAGATCGGTCTGAAAACGCACCTCCTCGATAGAGGACAAGCCAGCCTGTTGCATTTCCATGGCCATGACGCTGCCTGTACCAAGGCGGAAGAACATCGGACAGACATCCGTCTCGACCCGCGCATCGACGATCGGGAAGATATCGGCCCAGCCGCAATTCTTGCGCGCGCCCCAGACGGCAAAGACGGCACGTCCGCCGGGCTTGAGCAAACGGGTCACCTGCTTCATCGCAGCGAGCGGTTCGGGCACATACATCAAGCCGAGCGCGCAGGTGATGAGATCAAACTGGCCGTCCTCCAGCACGTCCAGGGATTCCGCATCGGCCCGAAAAGCTTCAATCTGCGTGTAGCCTCTCTGGCTTGCGCCCTGGGTCACGTGATCGATCATCTTTTGCGAGATATCCGTGGCGACGACGCGGCCCGCCGTGCCGACGGCATCCGCCAGAGGGAACGTGACCAGCCCAGTGCCACAAGCAATATCGAGCACGTGCTCACCCAGTTTTGCTTTCGACATGGCCAGGAGCTTGTCTTGCGCCGCGCGCAGGCTGTCGCGCCAGCCGATATCATAATAGTCCACGGCCTTGTCCCAGCCATAGCGTTGAATGCGTCTTTGAAGATTGGCTTTCATGATCTTGATCCTTTTTGAAGGGGGTTAGGCCGCGATGGGGGCATTGATGGTGATCGCTGTTTCGACCGCCTGCGGTTTGCAGAACACGTCCAACAAGGTGCTGTATCGAAAGGATTTCTCGATCACGCGCTCGATCGCATCCGCCTCTGCGTCAGACTCCACCGAGATCGCGATTGAAATCGCGCCAAAGCCCGGCGTGACGTCGTCGCTGACGGCGAGGATGCCCCGCGCGTCTACATCGGTGTCGACCGCCACGGTGATCTTGTCGATCAGCACGTCTTCGCGCGATGCCCAGAGTTTGATCCCTATGGCGATGCAGCTGCTCAAGGCGGTCCGCAAGAGGGTGCTCGGGGTCGGTCCAGCATCCTGTCCGCCCATGCCCTTACCGACATCGACGGTGATCTCCTGATCCTTTTCGACCGTCCGGCAGATCGTGCCGTGTTCGACCGTGGCGATGTTGGTATAGACGCGCTGGCCGAGAGCAGGCTTCAACGAAACAGCTTGAACAGAGCGTTCGAGCGCTGATTTGATGTGGGTTTGTGTGGTCATGATAGGTCTCCGATTGAGGGTTGAATCAGGCGGCTTCTGCGAGCACACCGTTGAGATAGGCAGAAAGGTGAATAGCGAGATCGCGGGCATCATCGCCGACGCCATCGATCAGGCTGGACTTGCGGCGACGCAGGAAGGGCAAGCCGAGGACATACATTCCGGGCGCGTCGACGACGCCGCCTTGATGGCGAAGCTCTCCGCGCGGTGTGACGACCGGGACGTTGAGCCAGGAATAGTCCGGCTTGAACCCGGTCGCCCAGATAACCGTCTCGATACCGGCCTCTTTCAGGTCAAGCTGCAGGAGCGGATCACGCGGCACGCGCGTTTCCCGCAGGCGATAGCTCGGTTCTGTGACGCCGTCAGGCGCCACCGCCTCGATCCATTCATCTATCTGTTTCAGCAAGCGGTTCATCTTCAGATCCGCGAGGCTGCAGACATTTGGCAGCGAGCCGGAGAACTGAACCTTGTCACCCGACAGGCCCATAACGCGTCCGGCGATCTGAACGCCGATGGATTGCAGGGAATTGAGGCTGATCGTCTCGTGCGTGGGGCTGCCGATCAGTTGCAGGGAGGGCACGTGTCTGGCGCGTCTGACATCGTCGACTTCGGCCAGCGTCATGTCCATGATGCCGGTTTGATCCATCCACCATTTGATATCGCGGCCGCGATAGGTACGCGGCACGCGGACATGTTCGCCAGTGGCAAGCGTGACCTGTCGGCCAGAACGTTGCAGTTCACTGGCCAGCTGAACACCCGTTGCTGAGGCGCCCACGACGAGAACATTGCCCCCGGGCAGCTGGTCTGGATTGCGATAGGTGAGCGGGGTGATGGAGGTGATATCCGCGGGCAACTCCGCAGCGCAGGCCGGAACCCGGGCGATATTGCAGGCGCCGGAAGCGATGACGACGGATCGGCAGGTCCAGTCTCCGCGATTGGTTTTGACGAGATAGCCGTTTGCGATCGCGTCGACGCTGAGGACCGTGGTCTCGGTTTCAATCGGCGCCGCAATCTGCTGCGCATAACCAGACAGGAAATCTATTGTTTGCGGCATCGAGCGGAAGCCGTCAGGCTGGTCGCCTGTATAGGTGTAGCCCGGCAACCGGCTCTGCCAGTTTGGGGTCAAAAGGCGGAGCGAGTCCCAGCGCTCGGTTCTCCAGGAATTTGCCACCTGGCCGCGCTCGAGCAGGACATGCTCGATAGACCGTTGGCTGAGGCAGTGGCTCATGGCCAGGCCTGCCTGTCCTGCTCCGATGATGAGGGTAGAAATGTCACGCATGGGACTCACTCCAAGTTTGGGGAGGAAAAATCAGGCCACCGTCACGAAGACGTTGGTTGGGTTGGTGATGATGTCGAAAACGGCCGACCGCTTCTGTGATTGCGCCACCAGAGCGGCGATATCGTCATCACTGGCATCCGCATCGATTTCATAGCTGACGCGAACCGCGTTGAAGCCGTTGCGGACATTGCTGTCGACGCCGAGAATGCCATACAGGTTCATGTCGCCTTCAAGCGAGGCTTTGACAGAACGCAGCTTGATGCCGCGATTTTCAGCGACAGATGCGATACCGGCCGTCAGGCAGCCGGCCAGGCCGGACAAGACGATCTCGACAGGAGTTGGCGCGACATCGGTGGCCGCGAACACTTCCGGATGGTCGGAATCGATGGTGAACGTCTTGCTGCGTGCATGGTCTTCGCCGAGGCCGAAGAAGCCGTTCATTTCCATTCTTGTATGCGCGCCATCTTTCCATTCACTGGTCGCTTTCCAGGTGAACGCGGCGGCTTCCGGGGCGTTTTCGAGGGCCTCGCGGGCGCCAAGAAGGGCGGCGACGTTGACGCCGTTCAGTTGCTCAGGGGCGGTTTGTGTCTGTGTCATGTGTGTCTCCGTAAGTTGAATTCAGACAGGGTGTCGGTTGCGACGAAGACAGATCTAGCCGGGCCTGAAATTTCACGCTTGAAGACAGTTTGGAGAAAGTCTGAAGATTGTTTGGATTCACACATCCGGCGCTCTAGGCGCCGGTTTTTAAACAGTAATTTTTGAGACGGTTTTTGGCTAAATCTCTATAATGCGCGCCAGATTTAACTTATTGGCTCAGAAAAGCGTTCATCGCCGAGGAGAATTTCGCCCAGGCCGGATCGGATTCGGGCATAACATGATTGTTGCTCTCCAGGGTCATGAACCTGGCCCCCGGTATACCGGCAGCAAGCTCCTGCCCGGACGCGAGCGGCACCCGCATGTCACCGCGGCAATGCACCACCAAGGTTTGCGCTTGGACATCTTTCAGCAAGGACCGCACATCGACATTGCCAAGTGCGTCCAACAAGTTCGCCGCGTTCTCCGGCGATGTCGTCATGCGCTGAAGCTCATTAAACCAATCCTGGTTCTGAGGCGGCGCATCCGGCATGAATAATGTGGTGAACATCTGCCTGAAGGCAGGATTGTTTCGTCCCCAACCGGAGCGAATGAGCGTTCCCATCGCCTCGGTTTCTTCCAGCATCTTCGCGGAGTCTGCGAGCCGCCAGCCGCGCGCATAACCGCCGAGCAGCACAAGCTTAGTGACGCGTTCGGGATGGCGCACGGCATACGCAACACTGACGGCGCACCCTTGGGAAATCCCGAACAATGGAAAACGATCCACACCCGTCGCGTCGATAACAGCTTCTAGATCCTCAACCTGGCGTTCGAACGAGAAGTCGCTGACATCCCAGTCAGACAATCCATTCCCACGCGCATCATAGCGTAGCAAAGTCCGCCCTTTCATCATGTCGGTGAAGACATGATTCCAAACGGGGCTCTGCCAGTCATATTCGAGATGATTGAGCCAATTGGCTGTCTTGATCAAAGGCGGCCCCTCGCCTGAGCGGGCAAATGCGATCTTCGTCCCGTCATGGCTATGACAGAAGCGAATGTCCTGAAACACGAATTCGTCTCCGCGGACCGGCTCGGTCGTCGCAGCGGGCGCATCGTCGCTTGCTGTTGAGGCCGTCACATTCGCGACGAACCGAACGCCACGCCCGTGCAAGGTCTTTATATACTTTTGCGCCTGACCATCATCGCCCAGCGCCTTGCGCGCAGACTTGATACGGCTTGATACAGCCGAGTCCGATACAAATCGGCCGTCCCAGATGGCTTCGATCAATTCGTCCTTGGAAATCACTCGGTCACGATGCTCAACCAGATGCACGAGAAGATTGAACACCTGCGGTTCGATTGAGACCAATCCTGTAGAATTGCGCAATTCGAGCGTCTCAACGCACAGGTCAAACTCGTCAAATTGGTATCGCATCCCGTTATAATATCGGGAGATTTTGATTTGTCCCGAAAATCTTCAGAACATCTCCAAGCTGTCTTCAAGCATTCAGATCAAGCTTACGGCATTGTTGGTTCATCGCCGGGGGCAAGAGCCGTCGTCGAAACTCATAACCAAGGAGATGAACATGCAAACCTTTCGTACTACTTTTCAAGCGATCTATCTGATGGCTTTCGTGACGATCGCTTTTGTTGGGCCAAGCGCTTATGCGGCCATCGCGATATGCTAACGACACAGAATACGGGCGATTAACCCGCAATCGCCCGTATCATCCTTTTTCGACATTCTACCCTGCATTGAATTGGAAAATGCAGGTTTTTTCGTATAAGTTCCCGACAATGATACAGAGATTTTCCGATTTCGAGCTGGACCGGAATTGCCGCGAATTGCGGCAATCCGGCATGATGGTGCCAGTTGAACCGCAAGTCTTCGATCTGCTGCACCTGCTCATCGAACATAATGACCGCGTGGTGTCGAAAGACGAAATCATCGAACAGGTCTGGAATGGTCGGATCGTTTCAGAGTCCGCCATCTCGAGCCGGGTCAAGGATGCGCGCAAGGCGCTCGGCGACGATGGCCGACGGCAGGCCTTTATCAAGACTGTGCATGGGATCGGATTTCGCTTTGTCGGCGAGCTCGCCGCCAATGCGGAGGCCGCGGAGTCGCAGTTTCTCGAACCTGACAATCGGCCCGGCCTGGTGGTTCGCGATCAGCATCCGCAGACATCGATCATGATCCTGCCGTTTCGCAGCCTGGACACCAATCCGGACGGGCTCATTCTGTGCGATGCCATCCACGAGGACCTGACCAGTCACCTCGCCCGTATGCCGGGCTTCGAAGTCATTTCCCGCCTCGGGGCTTTGAAACAGCCATCGAGCCCGGAGAATCCCGAATTGCTGGGCCAGAATGTCGGCGTTGGCTACGTCATCGCAGGGTCGGTAAGACCCTCAGGTGACATGCTGCGGATCTCGGCGAGAATCATCGACAGCGCATCCGGATTGGTGATCGGCGCATTGACCTTTGATCGACCCCGTTCCGAACTGCTCGATTTGCAAAACCTGTTGATTTTCGAGATCGCCAATGCCCTCGGCTCGGAAATCGATCTGGCCGAGGTGCGTCGACTCGAGCAGGACGCCGCGACCGATCCGAGCGCCTATTTCCATTTCAAGCAGTCTCATATCCTGATGGAGCGCCGCGGATGGAACCGATCCACCATGTCCCGGGTGATTGGCCACCTGGAGACCGCCCGCAAAATCGATCCGGATTTTGCGCCTGCGATCAGCATGCAAGCCCTGGTCAAGGGCCTGGTTGCGCCCTGGGGCCTGC
This DNA window, taken from Hyphomonas sp. Mor2, encodes the following:
- a CDS encoding efflux RND transporter permease subunit, whose amino-acid sequence is MNVAEWSIRNPMLCSIAMIIALLGGWLAFENMARFEDPEFTIRVAKVITNYPGASPEEVMNEVTEPLETALQQLPEVESVNSVSSAGVSDINVEIRYAYSTTKSDLQVVWTKVRNKIKDAERDLPPGASTPVVNDDFGDVYGIYYLLTGEGYTPTDLYEYAKELRRDLLLVDGVAKVGIVGEQEEVIYVEISRERAASLGVSLNQVYDTLSQQNTVASAGDVLIGDERIEVHPTGDIRSVEAIQALYIGDQRTGGVARLGDIADVTRGYRDPVPLYLRFDGEPALGIAISNLSGVNVVKMGEAVDAKLAELESLRPGGMILHEYYHQGKVVDASIVAFAWNVISALAIVFVTLLIFMGFRSGLVMGATVLLTMAATLLIMWVAGIPMHRISLGALVISLGMLVDNGVVITDGILVGIQKGRKKIDVAVEVTRKNLKPLLGGTLVGIIAFAPIGFAPGDTAEFTNSLFWVVLIALGLSWVLAFTLTPLFCYWAFPEATGSNADKDQPEGRFMVWYKSLIRAVLSQKTLSLIATVGVFALAIWGFRFVQSGFFPASTSPQIVLDYFLPEGTDIERTRADMLSLEEYVSGIDGIEHVQTTVGGGTLRYMLTYEVGSNNPAYGQLLMRTSDYRRNDELIAQIQAFADDNYPDAQSKVWKFRLGPGGGSKIEATFSGPDPAVLRDLADQAKRIMASDTRAVLIKDDWRRPVPILQPIYSQNKGERVGISRKDVADALAENFSGLQRGVYREGDTLIPIISRAPKDERTDTWDLVSIQILSPTTQQPVPLAQVIDDGEVIWRDARLLRTDRVLSIKAQADPAVGELADALFSRLRPQIEAIELPPGYTFKWDGEFGSSSEAQSNLASTIPLGLLAMVLVVVVLFNAIRQPIVIWSIVPLALVGVVFGLSITQTPLEFMGILGLLSLSGLLIQNSLVLVDSTDELIASGMPRFDALVESAASRLRPVTMGAFTTVLGILPLYFDAFFKSMTVVLAFGLSFATLITLLVTPVLYALLFGIHKDETAAPPPAVEPDSEELAPA
- a CDS encoding efflux RND transporter periplasmic adaptor subunit; protein product: MKRTYFIGALLGAMALNACSGPTPEVEETIKERPAKLTVATQATMQRNLTFPAVIRAVESADLTFQIAGEIQELNVLEGQIVERGDVIARLDSRNNQNQVAQAQAEYNNAVAEFERAERLAEQDAISRSVLETRRTTRDIAAAALDNARKSLSDTVLRAPFDGSISLVSARRFQNVQAKESIATIQTQEVEAVVNMPSTIIARIPQLIPVGVNVRLDGAPNTPIQAEFREAAGTADPETQTYEVSFSFSPPEGLLTLPGMTATVDTELDFSGATDIFEQGISVPLTAILAEGGETFVWVVDPDSYEISKQRVSLSTEGAETVTVVEGLQGGELVIAAGVTFFNEGMTVRPWQPR
- a CDS encoding class I SAM-dependent methyltransferase; the protein is MKANLQRRIQRYGWDKAVDYYDIGWRDSLRAAQDKLLAMSKAKLGEHVLDIACGTGLVTFPLADAVGTAGRVVATDISQKMIDHVTQGASQRGYTQIEAFRADAESLDVLEDGQFDLITCALGLMYVPEPLAAMKQVTRLLKPGGRAVFAVWGARKNCGWADIFPIVDARVETDVCPMFFRLGTGSVMAMEMQQAGLSSIEEVRFQTDLPYATEQAAVEAAFVGGPVALAYDRFDADTRASAHAEYLDSIEQFRSPHGYRIPGEFVICSGVRTFA
- a CDS encoding OsmC family protein; translated protein: MTTQTHIKSALERSVQAVSLKPALGQRVYTNIATVEHGTICRTVEKDQEITVDVGKGMGGQDAGPTPSTLLRTALSSCIAIGIKLWASREDVLIDKITVAVDTDVDARGILAVSDDVTPGFGAISIAISVESDAEADAIERVIEKSFRYSTLLDVFCKPQAVETAITINAPIAA
- a CDS encoding NAD(P)-binding domain-containing protein; the encoded protein is MRDISTLIIGAGQAGLAMSHCLSQRSIEHVLLERGQVANSWRTERWDSLRLLTPNWQSRLPGYTYTGDQPDGFRSMPQTIDFLSGYAQQIAAPIETETTVLSVDAIANGYLVKTNRGDWTCRSVVIASGACNIARVPACAAELPADITSITPLTYRNPDQLPGGNVLVVGASATGVQLASELQRSGRQVTLATGEHVRVPRTYRGRDIKWWMDQTGIMDMTLAEVDDVRRARHVPSLQLIGSPTHETISLNSLQSIGVQIAGRVMGLSGDKVQFSGSLPNVCSLADLKMNRLLKQIDEWIEAVAPDGVTEPSYRLRETRVPRDPLLQLDLKEAGIETVIWATGFKPDYSWLNVPVVTPRGELRHQGGVVDAPGMYVLGLPFLRRRKSSLIDGVGDDARDLAIHLSAYLNGVLAEAA
- a CDS encoding OsmC family protein, which translates into the protein MTQTQTAPEQLNGVNVAALLGAREALENAPEAAAFTWKATSEWKDGAHTRMEMNGFFGLGEDHARSKTFTIDSDHPEVFAATDVAPTPVEIVLSGLAGCLTAGIASVAENRGIKLRSVKASLEGDMNLYGILGVDSNVRNGFNAVRVSYEIDADASDDDIAALVAQSQKRSAVFDIITNPTNVFVTVA
- a CDS encoding alpha/beta fold hydrolase; the encoded protein is MRYQFDEFDLCVETLELRNSTGLVSIEPQVFNLLVHLVEHRDRVISKDELIEAIWDGRFVSDSAVSSRIKSARKALGDDGQAQKYIKTLHGRGVRFVANVTASTASDDAPAATTEPVRGDEFVFQDIRFCHSHDGTKIAFARSGEGPPLIKTANWLNHLEYDWQSPVWNHVFTDMMKGRTLLRYDARGNGLSDWDVSDFSFERQVEDLEAVIDATGVDRFPLFGISQGCAVSVAYAVRHPERVTKLVLLGGYARGWRLADSAKMLEETEAMGTLIRSGWGRNNPAFRQMFTTLFMPDAPPQNQDWFNELQRMTTSPENAANLLDALGNVDVRSLLKDVQAQTLVVHCRGDMRVPLASGQELAAGIPGARFMTLESNNHVMPESDPAWAKFSSAMNAFLSQ
- a CDS encoding winged helix-turn-helix domain-containing protein; its protein translation is MIQRFSDFELDRNCRELRQSGMMVPVEPQVFDLLHLLIEHNDRVVSKDEIIEQVWNGRIVSESAISSRVKDARKALGDDGRRQAFIKTVHGIGFRFVGELAANAEAAESQFLEPDNRPGLVVRDQHPQTSIMILPFRSLDTNPDGLILCDAIHEDLTSHLARMPGFEVISRLGALKQPSSPENPELLGQNVGVGYVIAGSVRPSGDMLRISARIIDSASGLVIGALTFDRPRSELLDLQNLLIFEIANALGSEIDLAEVRRLEQDAATDPSAYFHFKQSHILMERRGWNRSTMSRVIGHLETARKIDPDFAPAISMQALVKGLVAPWGLLDKSPEEVKPEVMDLAAEGLEKDPHRSSVLGWSGCAYSDIGEPAVGKPHLERALELDPSNAQALAALAWSHTQLGEPDLGLPLIDKAIRITPNYPGHAIWLFLRSIVCMAQGDDVGARDACETSIRLDPKLALPYTTLAQLEMKAGNRAQARAYQDTADTLISA